A genome region from Nocardia sp. NBC_01730 includes the following:
- a CDS encoding GOLPH3/VPS74 family protein, which translates to MLTVAEEFLLLALDDDTGKKMVGGPRMGAALAGAAIVELTVEGALRLTEEGDPEHKPGRLVTTSRRPADPRLAELVGVADARKPKDAVGKVAGFGQWRSHARNLEDALLNDLVETGYLVEEKGKVLGLFPTTAWKSANPAAEAEILQRVRGVIIEGRDTDERTGALISILHAVDLLPKLLPDIDKRTVKQRGKEVSQGEWAGSAVHKAVQQVQAVTVAIIVSTTSATASM; encoded by the coding sequence ATGCTGACGGTAGCGGAGGAGTTCTTGCTGCTCGCGCTCGATGATGACACCGGCAAGAAGATGGTGGGTGGCCCACGGATGGGGGCCGCGCTGGCCGGGGCGGCGATTGTGGAGCTGACAGTCGAGGGGGCGCTGCGGCTGACCGAGGAGGGGGATCCTGAGCACAAACCTGGCCGCCTGGTAACCACGTCACGGCGACCCGCCGATCCGCGGCTCGCGGAACTGGTCGGTGTGGCCGACGCTCGTAAGCCCAAGGACGCGGTCGGCAAAGTGGCCGGGTTCGGCCAATGGCGCAGCCACGCAAGGAACCTGGAGGACGCGCTGCTGAACGACCTGGTCGAGACCGGATATCTCGTCGAGGAGAAGGGCAAGGTCCTGGGCCTGTTCCCGACCACTGCGTGGAAATCGGCGAACCCGGCCGCGGAGGCCGAGATCCTGCAGCGGGTGCGTGGCGTAATCATCGAGGGACGCGACACCGACGAACGGACCGGAGCCCTGATCTCGATCTTGCACGCCGTCGATCTGCTGCCCAAACTTCTGCCCGACATCGACAAGCGAACGGTCAAGCAGCGCGGCAAGGAGGTCAGCCAGGGTGAATGGGCAGGCTCGGCGGTGCACAAGGCTGTCCAGCAGGTTCAGGCCGTCACAGTAGCCATCATCGTCAGCACCACCTCCGCGACCGCCTCGATGTGA